Part of the Janibacter endophyticus genome is shown below.
CACCATGCCGATCCCCGCGACGAGCGCGAAGAAGCTCGCGACGATGAAGCAGACGGCGACGAGGACCTCGAGCACGGCGTTCATCGCATCTCCCCTCGGGCGATGCCCTGGACCGACGTGGCATCGAGGTCCTCGTCGTGCCGGTCCCGCCCGTCGTCGTCATCGTCATCGTCGTCGTCGGTGCTCGCCGGGTCGATGAAGCGGGCGACCGAGACCGAGCCGATGAAGCCGACGAGGGCGATCACCACGAGCAGGGGCAGCGCGTCGGTGGAGCGCGTGACGGCCGAGTAGAGGCAGACCGCGATGGCGATGTAGGCGACGATGACGTCGAAGGCCACGGTGCGGTCGAGGACCGTCGGGCCGATCGTCATCCGGACGATGAGCATGACCAGGCCTGGGCCGAGCATGGCCAGGCAGATGCCGATGACGATCGGGCTCATCGCGATCCCTCCGTCCCCGCCGGGTCACCGAAGGCCCGAATCAGCTGGCGTTCGGAGCGGAGCACCCGGGCGCGCTCGCGCTCGACCGCCGCCTCGTCACGCGTCCCCAGGGAGTGGATGAAGAGCGTGTGCGTCGAGCGACGGGCCTCGACGACCACCGAGCCCGGGATGAGCGAGGTGACGATCGCGACGAGCGTGAGGATGAAGTCGGACTGGCTGCGCAGGTCGACCTCGATCACCGCGTTGCGCGGCACCGACCTGATCCGCAGCACGTGATGGGCGACCGACAGGCTTCCGAGGAAGCACTGCCAGGTGAAGAAGAAGCCGAAGCCGATGAGCAGCAGCGGCCGCAGCCGACCGTCGATGCGCAGCGGCGGCAGCGGGAAGAGGATCTGCAGCAGTACGGCGAGCACGAGCCCGCTGATGACGTTGAAGGCATTGATCTCGTACCAGAGCGCGACCCACAGCACAGTGAGCATGACGACGAGCACCGGGTTCACCGCCCCCTTGCGACGAGGTCGGAGCGTGCCGTCGCGTGCCTTGCGCATCTCGGGGCTCATCGGTGCTCGTCTCCCGGCAGCACGGAGTGCACGTAGATGTCGGGGTCGAGCAGGTCCGCGGAGGCCCGCTCGGCCAGGCCGTAGAGCGGGCCACCGAGGACCGTGAGGAGGAGGCTCCCGCCGACCATCGCCGCGGCCGCGCCGACCATGGAGCGCGGGATGCGCTTGTCGACGCCACGGAGCTCGCGCTCGTAGAGGGTCTCCTCGTCGTCGGTGTCGAAGGCCTCGGGCCCGGCCTCGGACTCGGCCCGCTCCCGCTGCCTGGCCTCGGCGAGCTCGCGTTGCTTCGCGCCGGCCCGCTCACGCTGCTTCGCGAAGGTCGCGGCCTCCCGGAGCGCGTCCGGCTGCCACCGCCCGCTGGCGCCGACCCGGACAGACGTCGTCTCGACGAGGTCGTCGCTCGCCTGCTCCTCCTCCACGATCGCCACCGCGAGCTCGTGCGCCTGCGCCGGGGTGCGCCAGAAGGCCAGGCTCCAGGCCTTGGCGATCGCGTAGAGGGTGAGCAGCGAGGTCACCGCGCTGGCACCCACGAGCGTGTATGCGAGCGGGGTGCCGACCTCGACGCCGGCGGACATGAGGCCGATCTTGCCGATGAAGCCGGACAACGGCGGGATGCCCGAGAGGTTCATCGCGGGGATGAAGAAGAGGATGGCGATGAGGGGCGCGATCCGCGCCAGGCCACCGAGGCGGACGAGCGAGGTGCTGCCCGCGCGCCGCTCGAGGAGACCGAGCACGAGGAAGAGCGCGGTCTGGATGGTGATGTGGTGGACGACGTAGAAGACCGATCCGGCGACGCCGCCCTTCGTCGCCAGCGCGATGCCGAGGATCATGTAGCCGATGTGGCTCACGAGCGTGAAGGACAGCAGACGTTTGAGGTCGCTCTGCGCGACCGCGCCGAGGATGCCGATGATCATCGTGAGGAAGGCGACGACGAGCAGCAGGTCGGTCAGCGGTTGGCCTGGGAAGAGCAGGGTCTGCGTCCGCAGGATCGCGTAGACGCCGACCTTGGTCAGGAGGCCCGCGAAGACCGCGGTGACCGGCGCCGGTGCCGTCGGGTAGCTGTCGGGCAGCCAGAAGCACAGCGGGAAGATCGCCGCCTTGACCCCGAAGGTCGTGAGGAGGAGCAGCTGGATGGTCAGCGACATCGGCTCCGGGAGCGCCTGGAGGGCCTCGTGCAGCCGGGCGAGGTTGACCGACCCGGTGGCGCCGTAGACCGCCGCGATCGAGATGAGGAAGAGCATCGAGCTGAGCATGTTGACGACGACGTAGATCGTCCCCGCGCGGATCCGGCTCTCCGTGCCACCGAGGGTCAGGAGCACGTACGAGGCGAAGAGGAGCATCTCGAAGCTGACGAAGATGTTGAAGAGGTCGCCCGAGAGGAAGGCGTTGGAGACGCCGGCGACGAGGATGAGGAAGGTCGGGTGGTAGATCGCGACCGGGGTGTCGCTCGAGTCGTCGATCATCCCCTGGCCGATGGAGTACACGAGGACGCCCAGCGCGACGGACGTGCTCACGAGCAGCATGAGCGTGGAGAGCCGGTCGGCGACGAGCGCGATGCCCAGCGGCGGGTCCCAGCCCCCGACCCAGACCGACATCGTGCCGTGCTGGTCGACGTGCCACACGAGGAAGGCGGCCAGGGCCACGACGACGCTCAGGATGCTCACAGAGACGACGAGCTGGGCCCTCGGACGACGGACGAGGACGAGTGCGAGCCCCGCACCGAGGAGCGGCAGCAGGACGGGGACGGGGATCAGGGCGTTCATCGGGCCTCCCCCTGCTCGTCGTCCGGTCGTTGCTCGTACCCCTCGTCGCCGTCGCTCGCCGACGCGTCGAGCTCGTCACCCGGCGGGGCTGCTTCGTCGCCGACCTCGTCGACCTGCTCGCCCGCGACCGGCTCGGTCTCGGGCTCGGCACCCTCCTCCCCGTAGACCTCTTCCTTGTCGTCCTTCGTCGCCGCCTCGGCAAGGTCGAAGCCGTCGGAGGCCGCATCGGTGCGGGCGAGCCGCCGGATCGCTGCGTCCTCGACGTCGTCCTGGACGTCGTCGTTGCCGCTGAGCTGCCAGCTGCGGTAGGCCATCGCGAGGAGGAAGGCGGTCGTGCCGAGGGTGATGACGATGGCCGTGAGGACGAAGGCCTGCGGCAGAGGGTCGGAGATCTCGCTGACGTCATAGCGGTTGACGAGCGGAGCCCGGCCCGACGGTCCGCTGACGACCATGAAGCCGAGGTTGACCCCGTTGCTGAGGAGCACGAGGCCGACGAGCACGCGGGTCAGCGAGCGCTCGAGCATGAGGTAGACGCCGCAGCCGACGAGGACCATCGTCGCGAGGACGAGGGTGAGGTTGACGGTCACGTCTGGCCCACCTCCCCCGCGCGCTTCTCTCTTCGGATGTGACGGTCGATCCCCGAGCCCAGCGAGCGCAGCAGGTCGAGCGCCAGCCCGATGACGACGAGGAAGACGCCGATGTCGAAGAAGAGCGAGCTGACGAGCTTGACGTGACCGAGGACCGGCAGGTCACCCTCGACGACGAAGGACTGGAGCACCTGGCCGCCGAGCGCGAGCGGCGCGAGTGCCGAGAGCGCCGCGAGGAAGAGGCCGAGACCGAGCACCACGCCGGCGTCGACCGGCGCCGCCTCGTCGAGCTCGTAGCGACCTCCGGCGAGGTAGCGCACGACGAGGGCGAGCCCGACGACGATGCCCCCGGCGAAGCCGCCGCCGGGGTTGTTGTGCCCGGCGAAGAGCAGGTAGACGCCGACGACGAGCATCGCGTGGAAGATCAGGCGGGTGACCACCTCGAAGAGGATCGAGCGGCTCTCCGGCGCGAGGGTCCGCGGCCCCGGGAGCCAGACCCGGCGGCCCGGGCCGGTCGCGATCTTCGTGACGTCCTTGGGGTAGGGGATCTCGTGGACCCGGCGGATGCCGGCGCTGCGGCTGTCGATGAAGAGGAGCGACGCGACCCCGGTGGCGGCCACGAGCAGGACGGCGATCTCGCCGAAGGTGTCCCAGGCGCGGACGTCGACGAGGGTCACGTTGACGACGTTGTAGCCCGCCCCGAAGTCCACGGCGCCTCGGACGAGCTCAGGGGTGAGCGGCGCCTCCGCCCGGTGCATGGCAGCGACGGTGAGGATGGCCCCGACGACGACCGCCACCGAGAGCGCGATGAGCATCCGCCAGTAGCGTGTCCGGGCCAACGGGCGGTCGGTGAAGTGCTGGGGCAGACGGCGCAGCACGAGGACGAAGACGACGAGGCTGATCGTCTCGATGAGCACCTGGGTCAGGGCGAGGTCGATCGCGCCGTGGAGCAGGAAGAGGACGGCCGTGCCGTAGCCGGTGACGCCCATGAGCAGGACCGCACGCAGCCGCCGCCGCGACCGGGTGGTGACGAAGGCGGCGCCGGCGATCACGAGGGTCACGACGAGCTGGCCCACGTGCTCGAAGAGCACGACCTCACCGTCGAAGGAGGTGCGCCACACGACGGCGCCGGGGACGAGGACGACGACGAGCAGGGCGACACCGAGATAGATCGCGAGAGAGCCCCGCTGGGTGAAGCCGGTCGTCTCGACCGCGACGCGCTCCATCGCCCGGATCCCGGCGCCGTACGCCCGCTCGGCGCTCGCCCCGAAGGAGAGTGCTCCCTGCAGCTGGCCGAAGCCGTGGCGGACGACGAAGAGCCCGGCTCCGCCGAGCACCGCGAGCACGGAGAGCAGGAGCGGGAGCCCGAGGCCGTGCCACAGGGCGAGCTTCTCGACGTGGGTGGAGGGGGCCAGCTGCTCGGCGTACGGCCAGAGCTGCTTCGAGAGCCACGGTCCGGCCAGGCCCAGGGCGAGCCCTCCGCCCGCCAGGACGGCCGGGACGCCCCAGTAGCCCAGGGCGACCGGACGGCACTCGGTCGGGGTGCCGTCGGTGCTGCGACCCCAGAACGCGCCGTGGAGGAAGCGTGCGGTGTAGGCGACGGTGAGGACGGAGCCGAGGGTGAGGACGACGAGCAGCGCCCAGCCGGGGACGCCCTGCAGCCCGGTCCCCTCCCCCTCGCGCGCCACCGCGGCCACGGAGGTCCACACGCTCTCCTTCGCCACGAAACCGAGCATCGGCGGCAGCCCGGCCATGGACATCGCCGCGAGGACCGCGACGACGAAGACGAGCGGCATCTGCAGCCGGACGTCGTGAAGCTTGCGGATGTCACGCGTCCCGGCGTGCTTGTCGACGATGCCGACGACGAGGAAGAGCGCCGCCTTGAAGAGCGCGTGCGCGAGGACCATGGCCAGGCCCGCGAGCGCGGCCATCTGCGTGCCGATCCCCAGGACGACCAGGAGGAAGCCGAGCTGCGAGACGGTGCCGTAGGCGAGGAGCAGCTTGATGTCGTACTGACGCAACGAGCGCCAGCCGCCGAGCACCATCGTCAGGGCGCCGAGCGGGAGGAGGATCTCGCGCCACCCGGGGACATCGGCGAAGGCGGGCGCGA
Proteins encoded:
- a CDS encoding monovalent cation/H+ antiporter complex subunit F, with the translated sequence MSPIVIGICLAMLGPGLVMLIVRMTIGPTVLDRTVAFDVIVAYIAIAVCLYSAVTRSTDALPLLVVIALVGFIGSVSVARFIDPASTDDDDDDDDDGRDRHDEDLDATSVQGIARGEMR
- a CDS encoding Na+/H+ antiporter subunit E, which produces MSPEMRKARDGTLRPRRKGAVNPVLVVMLTVLWVALWYEINAFNVISGLVLAVLLQILFPLPPLRIDGRLRPLLLIGFGFFFTWQCFLGSLSVAHHVLRIRSVPRNAVIEVDLRSQSDFILTLVAIVTSLIPGSVVVEARRSTHTLFIHSLGTRDEAAVERERARVLRSERQLIRAFGDPAGTEGSR
- a CDS encoding Na+/H+ antiporter subunit D, which translates into the protein MNALIPVPVLLPLLGAGLALVLVRRPRAQLVVSVSILSVVVALAAFLVWHVDQHGTMSVWVGGWDPPLGIALVADRLSTLMLLVSTSVALGVLVYSIGQGMIDDSSDTPVAIYHPTFLILVAGVSNAFLSGDLFNIFVSFEMLLFASYVLLTLGGTESRIRAGTIYVVVNMLSSMLFLISIAAVYGATGSVNLARLHEALQALPEPMSLTIQLLLLTTFGVKAAIFPLCFWLPDSYPTAPAPVTAVFAGLLTKVGVYAILRTQTLLFPGQPLTDLLLVVAFLTMIIGILGAVAQSDLKRLLSFTLVSHIGYMILGIALATKGGVAGSVFYVVHHITIQTALFLVLGLLERRAGSTSLVRLGGLARIAPLIAILFFIPAMNLSGIPPLSGFIGKIGLMSAGVEVGTPLAYTLVGASAVTSLLTLYAIAKAWSLAFWRTPAQAHELAVAIVEEEQASDDLVETTSVRVGASGRWQPDALREAATFAKQRERAGAKQRELAEARQRERAESEAGPEAFDTDDEETLYERELRGVDKRIPRSMVGAAAAMVGGSLLLTVLGGPLYGLAERASADLLDPDIYVHSVLPGDEHR
- a CDS encoding Na(+)/H(+) antiporter subunit C produces the protein MTVNLTLVLATMVLVGCGVYLMLERSLTRVLVGLVLLSNGVNLGFMVVSGPSGRAPLVNRYDVSEISDPLPQAFVLTAIVITLGTTAFLLAMAYRSWQLSGNDDVQDDVEDAAIRRLARTDAASDGFDLAEAATKDDKEEVYGEEGAEPETEPVAGEQVDEVGDEAAPPGDELDASASDGDEGYEQRPDDEQGEAR
- a CDS encoding Na+/H+ antiporter subunit A; the encoded protein is MARQPEAPLLALLALHMVLGAAAPALVRHIGSRTFYVMAIAPAVTTAWALAQAGAVREGRVTQTLSWVPALDLDVTLTMSTLQWVMTLVVAGVGALVLAYCAAYFRDDEPGRGLLAGTLTAFAGAMLGLVWADNLLITYVFWELTTIFSFLLIGYDPAKRSARAAAQQALIVTTFGGLAMLVGILMIGSMAGTYSVSELLASPPEASGMLSVAVVLLLLGAISKSALFPFHFWLPGAMAAPTPVSAYLHAAAMVKAGVFLVALLAPAFADVPGWREILLPLGALTMVLGGWRSLRQYDIKLLLAYGTVSQLGFLLVVLGIGTQMAALAGLAMVLAHALFKAALFLVVGIVDKHAGTRDIRKLHDVRLQMPLVFVVAVLAAMSMAGLPPMLGFVAKESVWTSVAAVAREGEGTGLQGVPGWALLVVLTLGSVLTVAYTARFLHGAFWGRSTDGTPTECRPVALGYWGVPAVLAGGGLALGLAGPWLSKQLWPYAEQLAPSTHVEKLALWHGLGLPLLLSVLAVLGGAGLFVVRHGFGQLQGALSFGASAERAYGAGIRAMERVAVETTGFTQRGSLAIYLGVALLVVVLVPGAVVWRTSFDGEVVLFEHVGQLVVTLVIAGAAFVTTRSRRRLRAVLLMGVTGYGTAVLFLLHGAIDLALTQVLIETISLVVFVLVLRRLPQHFTDRPLARTRYWRMLIALSVAVVVGAILTVAAMHRAEAPLTPELVRGAVDFGAGYNVVNVTLVDVRAWDTFGEIAVLLVAATGVASLLFIDSRSAGIRRVHEIPYPKDVTKIATGPGRRVWLPGPRTLAPESRSILFEVVTRLIFHAMLVVGVYLLFAGHNNPGGGFAGGIVVGLALVVRYLAGGRYELDEAAPVDAGVVLGLGLFLAALSALAPLALGGQVLQSFVVEGDLPVLGHVKLVSSLFFDIGVFLVVIGLALDLLRSLGSGIDRHIRREKRAGEVGQT